One genomic region from Granulicatella adiacens ATCC 49175 encodes:
- a CDS encoding YihY/virulence factor BrkB family protein, whose protein sequence is MQRLKKFGNRLWSIIQENLMHVNIGVESAALTYYILLSIIPIIMLIANIIPLLPIPVDVIFKTMRTIFPADINEVLIPILRNYLGNFNGGALSVGLLILFWPASQMFSSLQRALNVLYGAPVRRNFIFERFFAIVIAMAAILMIFAVSVLFIFGEQFLRLIGEFFSLNLSTIILDFSFIKWGMLFITVFLLLSFMYFAIPNVKWSFLYALPGGFFATIGFVLISQLFSIYIHYAGRNLTANGAFGTLIVFMIWLYFIANVMILGGVLNVIIYRFRHPKKETEGVTDEKKELNVQ, encoded by the coding sequence GTGCAGAGATTGAAAAAGTTTGGAAACAGGCTTTGGAGTATTATTCAAGAGAATTTAATGCACGTGAATATTGGTGTAGAATCTGCAGCATTAACATATTATATTTTGCTATCCATTATTCCGATTATTATGTTGATTGCCAATATCATCCCACTTTTACCAATCCCTGTTGATGTTATTTTTAAAACGATGAGAACTATTTTTCCTGCGGATATTAATGAAGTGTTGATTCCGATTTTAAGGAATTACCTTGGCAATTTTAATGGAGGAGCCCTTTCAGTGGGTCTTTTAATTTTATTTTGGCCAGCTTCTCAAATGTTTAGTAGTTTGCAAAGAGCATTGAATGTTTTATATGGTGCTCCTGTTCGAAGGAATTTTATTTTTGAAAGATTTTTTGCGATTGTAATTGCGATGGCTGCAATTTTAATGATTTTTGCAGTTTCTGTATTGTTTATCTTTGGAGAGCAATTTTTACGTCTTATAGGAGAGTTTTTCTCGTTAAATTTATCAACCATTATTTTAGATTTTTCATTTATTAAATGGGGAATGCTTTTCATAACGGTATTTTTATTACTGAGTTTTATGTATTTTGCAATTCCAAATGTGAAATGGTCGTTCCTCTATGCTTTGCCTGGAGGATTCTTTGCAACCATTGGATTTGTATTAATTTCGCAACTATTTTCGATCTATATCCACTACGCCGGGCGCAATTTAACAGCGAATGGTGCATTTGGGACATTGATTGTATTTATGATTTGGCTGTATTTTATAGCTAATGTAATGATTTTAGGCGGAGTTCTGAATGTCATTATTTATCGATTTAGACACCCTAAAAAAGAAACTGAAGGAGTAACTGATGAAAAAAAAGAACTTAATGTACAATGA
- a CDS encoding thioredoxin domain-containing protein: MDQFAKDVSQFVETTAEKVEALIGEGKEVVLFVGRPTCPYCRRFAPKINEVREELGKEMYFINSEDRANEALAAFRAKYNMPTVPGLLVARGGEVRVVCDSSQSVEQIKAFIG, translated from the coding sequence ATGGATCAATTTGCAAAAGATGTAAGCCAATTTGTGGAAACAACAGCGGAGAAAGTAGAAGCGTTAATCGGTGAAGGAAAGGAAGTCGTTCTTTTCGTAGGACGTCCAACTTGCCCATACTGCCGTCGCTTTGCTCCAAAAATTAACGAAGTGCGTGAAGAATTAGGAAAAGAAATGTACTTCATCAATTCAGAAGACAGAGCTAACGAAGCGTTAGCAGCTTTCCGTGCGAAATACAATATGCCAACAGTACCTGGTTTATTAGTCGCTCGTGGCGGCGAAGTGCGTGTGGTTTGTGACTCATCACAAAGTGTGGAACAAATTAAAGCATTTATTGGATAA
- a CDS encoding arsenate reductase family protein, whose product MIVYVHPTCTTCKKALKWFELNGVKFEQKDIRENPPTAKELLKIKETQNLEWKKMANTSGELYRSLGLKDKLPSMSDEEAASLLSSNGMLIKRPLVLDNGEATFGFKEEVYEEKWKR is encoded by the coding sequence ATGATTGTTTATGTTCACCCAACATGTACAACTTGTAAGAAAGCTTTAAAATGGTTTGAATTAAATGGAGTAAAGTTCGAGCAAAAGGATATTCGTGAGAACCCTCCAACTGCCAAAGAACTTTTGAAAATTAAAGAAACTCAGAACTTAGAGTGGAAGAAAATGGCGAATACGAGTGGAGAACTTTACCGCTCTCTTGGCTTAAAAGATAAATTACCTTCGATGAGTGATGAAGAAGCAGCAAGTCTCCTTTCAAGTAATGGGATGTTAATTAAACGTCCGCTTGTATTGGATAATGGCGAAGCAACATTTGGATTTAAAGAAGAAGTGTATGAAGAGAAATGGAAGAGATAA
- the sufD gene encoding Fe-S cluster assembly protein SufD, translating to MAETKLTITPEEITAFSLTKNEPEWFLQTRLKGLELAKTLDLPFIERVKFHRWNLFQSSIGEGTSMIEELPKVIPTAAGSAKIVQLGAVSYWEEMNAETAMNDVLVMDLFDALEQYPELVKPYYMTKAVPVDEDSLTAYHAAMVNSGVFIYIPKNVAVEEIIESHFVQNNLVDEAFVKHVLIVADENSSVSYVERFESVGDKKNTANIVVEVIAKQGAKVQFAAVDTLGQSTDAYVNRRGYLEKDATINWALGIMNDGNVIADFDSELRGDGSHSQVNVIGISTGRQVQGIDTRVTNYAPHSVGHILQHGVILDKSTLTFNGIGHIIKGAKFADAQQESRVLMLSEGGRGDANPILLIDENEVTAGHAASVGQVDDEQLFYLTSRGISEAEAKRLVIRGFLGAVIRSIPSSTLQKELVDMIEQKLVASYD from the coding sequence GTGGCAGAGACAAAATTAACCATAACACCAGAAGAAATCACCGCATTCTCTCTTACAAAGAATGAACCAGAGTGGTTTCTACAAACACGTTTAAAAGGGTTAGAACTTGCTAAAACGCTAGACTTACCATTTATTGAACGTGTGAAATTCCACCGTTGGAACTTATTTCAGTCTTCAATTGGAGAAGGCACTTCAATGATTGAGGAGCTCCCAAAAGTGATTCCAACAGCAGCTGGAAGTGCCAAAATTGTACAATTAGGTGCGGTATCTTACTGGGAAGAAATGAATGCTGAAACAGCCATGAATGATGTTCTGGTGATGGATTTATTTGACGCTTTGGAACAATATCCAGAGCTTGTAAAACCGTACTATATGACAAAAGCTGTACCAGTCGATGAAGATAGCTTAACGGCTTATCACGCTGCGATGGTCAACTCAGGAGTATTTATTTATATTCCTAAAAATGTAGCCGTGGAAGAGATTATTGAGTCTCATTTCGTTCAAAACAACTTAGTGGACGAAGCGTTCGTGAAACACGTGTTAATTGTGGCGGATGAAAATAGCTCGGTCTCTTATGTGGAACGTTTTGAGAGTGTTGGAGACAAAAAGAATACAGCAAACATTGTTGTAGAAGTGATCGCCAAACAAGGGGCGAAAGTTCAATTTGCGGCTGTGGATACTTTAGGTCAATCAACAGATGCGTATGTGAACCGTCGTGGTTATCTTGAAAAAGATGCAACGATTAACTGGGCGCTTGGCATTATGAATGATGGAAATGTGATTGCAGACTTCGACTCTGAATTACGTGGAGATGGTTCTCATTCACAAGTGAACGTTATCGGTATTTCTACAGGACGCCAAGTACAAGGAATCGATACTCGTGTGACAAACTATGCGCCACATTCTGTAGGGCATATCTTACAACATGGTGTTATTTTAGATAAATCAACCTTAACTTTTAACGGAATTGGACATATTATTAAAGGAGCGAAATTCGCAGATGCCCAACAAGAAAGCCGTGTACTCATGCTTTCAGAAGGCGGACGTGGAGATGCGAACCCAATTCTATTAATTGATGAAAATGAAGTAACGGCTGGACATGCAGCAAGCGTGGGGCAAGTAGATGATGAACAATTATTCTACTTAACAAGCCGTGGAATCTCTGAAGCAGAGGCAAAACGCCTTGTAATTCGTGGATTCTTAGGAGCCGTGATTCGTTCAATTCCTTCAAGCACTCTTCAAAAAGAACTTGTAGATATGATTGAACAAAAGTTGGTTGCAAGCTATGATTAG
- a CDS encoding FAD-dependent oxidoreductase, protein MKVVVVGCTHAGTAAVKTILNDNPGTEVVVYERNDNVSFLSCGIALYVGGVVKDPQGLFYSSPEELASLGATVRMEHDVTSIDTVGKTLTVKDLKTGEEKTDSFDKLVLTTGSWPILPPIPGRELENVQLCKNYNQAKEIFAKKTDKKKVVVVGGGYIGIELVEAFALEGKEVTLVDGLDRILNKYLDPEFTDILEEDLRERGVNVRLNEMVKSFEGENGVVNKVVTSGGEYEADMVILCVGFRPNNDLVKDQLETMPNGAIIVNDYMETSVKDVYAAGDSCAVNYNPNGGHAYIPLATNAVRMGSLVGKNINGHKVKYRGTQSTSGLHLFGWNIGSTGVNVGSAPHFGLDVRSVYVVDNHRPEFMPTYEKIYMKLVYEVGTNRIVGGQVMSKYDCTASANTLSLAIQNKMTIEDLAYVDFFFQPVFDRPWNYLNILGQAAVEQERVLAEGK, encoded by the coding sequence ATGAAAGTTGTAGTAGTTGGATGTACTCACGCGGGTACTGCTGCAGTCAAAACAATTTTAAATGACAATCCAGGAACAGAAGTCGTTGTATACGAAAGAAATGATAATGTTTCATTCTTATCTTGTGGGATTGCTTTATACGTAGGAGGAGTTGTTAAGGACCCTCAAGGACTATTCTATTCTAGTCCAGAAGAATTAGCTTCATTAGGAGCTACAGTTCGTATGGAACACGATGTAACAAGCATCGACACTGTTGGTAAAACATTAACAGTGAAAGACTTAAAAACAGGCGAAGAAAAGACTGATTCATTTGATAAATTAGTACTTACAACTGGATCATGGCCAATTCTTCCTCCAATTCCAGGACGTGAATTAGAAAACGTACAATTATGTAAAAACTACAACCAAGCAAAAGAAATCTTTGCTAAGAAAACTGACAAGAAGAAAGTTGTTGTTGTCGGTGGTGGATACATCGGTATCGAATTAGTAGAAGCATTTGCTTTAGAAGGTAAAGAAGTAACATTAGTAGACGGATTAGACCGAATTTTAAACAAATACTTAGACCCAGAATTCACTGATATCTTAGAAGAAGACTTACGTGAACGTGGTGTTAATGTTCGCTTAAACGAAATGGTTAAATCATTCGAAGGCGAAAATGGCGTTGTAAACAAAGTTGTAACTTCAGGTGGCGAATACGAAGCTGACATGGTTATCTTATGTGTTGGTTTCCGTCCAAACAACGACTTAGTAAAAGACCAATTAGAAACTATGCCTAACGGTGCTATCATCGTTAACGACTACATGGAAACATCTGTTAAAGATGTATATGCTGCAGGAGATAGCTGTGCTGTTAACTACAATCCAAACGGTGGACATGCTTACATTCCATTAGCAACTAACGCTGTACGTATGGGTTCATTAGTAGGTAAAAACATCAACGGTCACAAAGTGAAATACCGTGGAACTCAATCAACATCTGGATTACACTTATTCGGATGGAACATTGGTTCAACTGGGGTTAACGTAGGTAGCGCACCTCACTTTGGATTAGATGTACGTTCTGTATACGTGGTAGATAACCACCGTCCAGAATTCATGCCAACATACGAAAAAATCTACATGAAATTAGTTTACGAAGTAGGTACAAACCGTATCGTAGGTGGACAAGTAATGTCTAAATACGACTGTACAGCTTCTGCAAACACATTGTCATTAGCAATCCAAAACAAAATGACAATCGAAGACTTGGCTTACGTAGACTTCTTCTTCCAACCAGTATTCGACCGTCCATGGAACTACTTAAATATCTTAGGACAAGCTGCTGTTGAACAAGAACGCGTATTAGCAGAAGGTAAATAA
- a CDS encoding glycine cleavage system protein H, which yields MKKYSENGLWIKKEGEEYIIGLSPKGQDDLGDVSFVELLKNKEVTTEDSIISVEAAKAVTELLSPLSGTVVVFHDDLEENPEFLNELAEEKNWILRLTGVDEAAFNALLDEDLPCEQCEVK from the coding sequence ATGAAAAAGTATAGTGAAAATGGACTTTGGATTAAAAAAGAAGGAGAAGAATATATAATCGGTCTTTCTCCTAAAGGGCAAGATGATCTTGGCGATGTGAGCTTTGTTGAATTGCTTAAAAATAAAGAAGTAACGACAGAAGATTCCATTATTAGCGTAGAAGCGGCTAAAGCAGTGACTGAACTGTTATCGCCACTTAGCGGAACAGTCGTTGTTTTCCATGACGATTTAGAAGAAAATCCAGAATTCTTAAATGAATTAGCAGAAGAGAAAAACTGGATTCTACGCCTAACTGGAGTAGACGAAGCAGCATTCAATGCTTTATTAGATGAAGACCTTCCATGTGAACAATGTGAAGTGAAATAA
- a CDS encoding FtsW/RodA/SpoVE family cell cycle protein — protein sequence MKKKNLMYNDKDSRIDYGVILPVLLLAFISIATLFSTTYLISGNGSLRMVLMQVVWYVVGVIAIIVIMQFDSEQLWKLTTWGYILGLLMLLAVLFLYDRATFADTGAKSWFRFGTFSFQPSEVVKIFYILILAKVATSHNMKTKYKTRRTDWQLFVKLVLWAAPALILVILQNDLGTTLVFLMILGGVMIMSGISWKILLPIIITVILIGALLIYLVVYNRQLLLNIGFKNYQFARIDSWLDPYRDQGGNGFQLFQSLKAIGSGRMFGKGFGVSDVYVPVRESDLIFATIGENFGFLGGTFLIAIYFILIYQMIRVCFDTKNEFYTYIATGVIMMILFHVVENIGMTIGLLPLTGIPLPFISQGGSSLLGNMMGIGLIMSMRYHFKSTIFDDEEDAFGAKHQDATMLRLRQEDGK from the coding sequence ATGAAAAAAAAGAACTTAATGTACAATGATAAAGATTCACGAATCGATTATGGTGTCATTCTTCCAGTATTGTTATTGGCGTTTATTAGTATTGCTACACTATTTTCTACGACATATTTAATTAGTGGAAATGGTTCATTAAGAATGGTACTCATGCAGGTTGTGTGGTATGTAGTTGGAGTCATTGCAATTATTGTCATTATGCAATTTGATTCGGAGCAACTATGGAAACTGACCACTTGGGGTTATATTTTAGGCTTACTCATGCTATTAGCCGTTCTCTTCCTCTATGATAGAGCCACATTTGCAGATACGGGGGCGAAGAGCTGGTTCAGATTCGGTACTTTCTCATTCCAGCCTTCAGAGGTCGTGAAGATTTTTTATATTTTAATCTTAGCAAAAGTTGCGACTTCTCATAATATGAAGACAAAATATAAAACTAGAAGAACCGACTGGCAATTATTCGTTAAATTAGTGTTATGGGCAGCTCCAGCGTTGATTTTAGTGATCCTACAAAATGACTTAGGAACAACCTTAGTTTTCTTAATGATTCTAGGTGGGGTCATGATTATGTCAGGAATTAGTTGGAAGATTCTCCTTCCAATTATCATTACAGTGATTTTAATTGGAGCCCTTTTAATCTATTTAGTTGTTTATAACCGTCAACTACTATTAAATATCGGATTTAAAAATTATCAATTTGCTCGTATCGATTCGTGGTTGGATCCATATCGTGATCAAGGTGGAAATGGTTTCCAATTGTTCCAAAGTTTGAAAGCAATTGGTTCTGGTCGAATGTTTGGTAAAGGATTTGGAGTTTCTGATGTTTATGTTCCTGTTCGAGAATCTGACCTGATTTTTGCGACAATCGGAGAAAACTTTGGGTTCCTAGGGGGAACATTCTTAATCGCGATTTACTTTATTTTGATTTATCAAATGATTCGTGTTTGCTTTGATACGAAAAATGAATTTTATACTTATATCGCAACAGGCGTTATTATGATGATTCTATTCCACGTTGTTGAAAATATTGGAATGACGATTGGGCTATTACCACTTACAGGGATTCCATTACCATTTATTTCTCAAGGGGGATCGAGTCTGCTTGGAAATATGATGGGGATTGGACTTATTATGTCCATGCGTTACCACTTCAAGAGCACCATATTTGATGATGAAGAAGATGCATTCGGAGCAAAACACCAAGATGCGACCATGTTACGTTTACGTCAGGAGGATGGAAAATGA
- a CDS encoding gamma-glutamyl-gamma-aminobutyrate hydrolase family protein, translated as MQTYPLIGIAGNHRQDNTEEDRYILSYAPNGFVRGLEKAKAIPVIIPISTPEFAKEFISRLDGLLLAGGQDVSPLLYGEEPHLNLARTYPARDAFEIELIKEAYRQHKPIFAVCRGLQILNVALGGTLYQDIESQYDNISVKHTQKTMPSQPTHTIQIASGSELSRVLGTTTPVNSYHHQAVKQLASDFVPVAWSTDGLIEAFESKSEDQSVVAVQWHPELLIEDSNVMQGLFDNFVERVNRSKQNAK; from the coding sequence ATGCAAACTTATCCACTTATTGGTATTGCAGGAAATCATCGCCAAGATAACACGGAAGAAGATCGCTACATTTTATCGTATGCGCCAAATGGTTTTGTCCGTGGTCTTGAAAAGGCAAAAGCGATTCCTGTCATTATTCCCATCAGTACCCCAGAATTTGCAAAAGAATTCATTTCTCGACTTGATGGACTTTTATTAGCGGGTGGACAAGACGTTTCTCCATTATTATATGGCGAAGAACCACATCTTAACTTGGCACGTACTTATCCTGCTCGTGATGCGTTTGAAATTGAGCTCATTAAAGAAGCTTATAGACAACACAAACCAATCTTTGCAGTGTGTCGCGGCTTACAAATTCTGAACGTCGCACTTGGCGGAACACTCTACCAAGATATTGAATCACAATATGATAATATTTCTGTGAAACATACACAAAAAACAATGCCGAGCCAACCAACTCATACGATCCAAATCGCAAGTGGTAGCGAACTTTCTCGCGTTCTTGGAACAACGACTCCTGTGAACTCTTATCATCACCAAGCGGTTAAACAATTAGCCTCGGATTTTGTCCCTGTTGCTTGGAGTACGGATGGGCTTATTGAAGCATTTGAATCTAAATCGGAGGACCAAAGCGTGGTTGCCGTTCAATGGCATCCTGAACTATTAATTGAAGATAGTAATGTGATGCAAGGGTTATTTGATAACTTTGTGGAACGCGTTAATCGCTCAAAGCAAAATGCAAAATAA
- a CDS encoding DUF1294 domain-containing protein, protein MEFPKESLQTVLSIYFVGMNSLLFILMGIDKSCAILKKWRIPERTLLLLGILGGGFGGLLGLFIFNHKKRKNYFLITFLVNIVFWLVIGVVWMYRK, encoded by the coding sequence GTGGAGTTTCCTAAAGAATCATTGCAGACAGTCCTTTCTATTTATTTTGTTGGGATGAATAGTTTATTATTCATTCTGATGGGGATTGATAAGAGTTGTGCAATTTTAAAAAAATGGAGAATTCCAGAGAGAACTTTATTGTTGCTTGGAATTCTTGGTGGAGGTTTTGGGGGTCTACTTGGGTTATTCATTTTTAATCATAAAAAGAGGAAAAACTATTTTTTAATCACTTTTCTAGTGAATATTGTTTTCTGGTTAGTGATTGGGGTAGTTTGGATGTATAGAAAGTAG
- a CDS encoding YoaK family protein, whose protein sequence is MDKQERFYFDIWIALLSMLSGMVNVLTLLLFLIPATHFTGNITQFVLALNEGEWSVVIRFLGMILCFGGGGVLSGVLFSKKKFEPTKRYGLLLLTFGIIMLGLFLIGLRDERWLYYFSFVVGTQNGMFIYYHGMIVRTSHFTGYLTDIGVVIGRLIRGQKKERWKVLFYFTSMLFFGIGGTISFQFFQLYSDATIVLISVGYMILGFYYFSFRKLFFH, encoded by the coding sequence ATGGATAAACAAGAGAGATTTTATTTTGATATTTGGATTGCTTTATTAAGTATGTTATCGGGAATGGTTAATGTATTGACCTTGTTACTGTTTTTAATACCAGCTACCCATTTTACCGGGAATATTACGCAATTTGTTTTAGCGTTAAATGAGGGGGAATGGAGCGTGGTAATCCGCTTTCTAGGAATGATACTTTGCTTTGGCGGAGGCGGGGTACTGTCGGGGGTCCTATTTTCTAAGAAAAAATTTGAACCTACTAAACGATACGGACTTTTACTGTTAACTTTCGGCATCATTATGTTAGGATTATTTTTGATAGGGCTTAGAGATGAACGCTGGCTCTATTATTTCTCATTTGTCGTGGGAACACAAAATGGAATGTTTATTTATTATCATGGAATGATTGTGCGAACCTCACATTTCACTGGATATTTAACGGATATCGGGGTTGTGATAGGTCGTTTAATTCGTGGTCAGAAGAAGGAACGTTGGAAGGTACTTTTCTATTTTACAAGTATGCTGTTTTTTGGAATTGGTGGGACTATTTCTTTCCAATTTTTCCAACTCTATTCGGATGCGACGATTGTACTGATTAGTGTGGGATATATGATTCTTGGTTTTTATTATTTCTCATTCCGAAAACTATTTTTTCATTAG
- a CDS encoding cysteine hydrolase family protein translates to MKVLIVVDMQNDFVNGVLGSKEAVEMIDTAVETINSFDGKVFYTQDTHGEDYLDTEEGRHLPVVHCIKGSEGWKIHPKIEKALLLKGATGIEKSTFGSENLMGIIEKEVPEVESITLIGICTDICVISNAMLAKAHFQNTPVNVISSACAGVTPESHENALAAMKMCHIEIQ, encoded by the coding sequence ATGAAAGTTTTAATTGTTGTAGATATGCAAAATGATTTTGTAAATGGAGTATTAGGATCAAAAGAAGCCGTTGAGATGATTGATACTGCGGTTGAAACCATTAACTCATTTGATGGGAAAGTATTTTATACTCAGGATACTCATGGAGAAGACTATCTAGATACTGAGGAAGGCCGTCATTTACCGGTCGTTCACTGTATTAAAGGAAGCGAAGGATGGAAAATTCATCCAAAAATTGAAAAAGCATTATTATTAAAAGGCGCAACAGGAATTGAAAAATCTACATTTGGTTCTGAAAATTTAATGGGAATCATTGAAAAGGAAGTTCCGGAGGTAGAAAGCATTACACTTATTGGGATTTGTACAGATATTTGTGTAATTAGTAATGCAATGCTTGCTAAAGCGCATTTTCAAAATACTCCTGTTAACGTTATTTCTAGCGCTTGTGCTGGAGTTACACCAGAAAGTCATGAGAATGCTTTAGCAGCAATGAAGATGTGTCATATTGAAATTCAATAA
- a CDS encoding DUF2130 domain-containing protein, with translation MNEIKCPHCQTIFTIDENSYADIVSQVRNKEFAEDVHKQLEFAKKQFETEKALAKEQEKRLYDEERANFEQKILSLELALKNADVKEEKNVQEALHQKEKEFNALQAELDQLKQQLQFKEVELSQKFQEDLHAKERTILELKQEKELQQKEQEVQQTALKEKYELELRSKKDQFELELKAKDEAIAFYKDFKAKQSTKMVGESLEQHCEIEFNRLRMTAFPRAEFGKDNDAKTGSKGDYIYREYDENGIEILSIMFEMKNENDETATKKKNEHFFKELDKDRHEKQCEYAILVSLLEADNELYNTGIVDVSYQYPKMYVVRPQFFIPIITLLRNAALNSLQYKQELALMRDQHIDITHFEEDLETFKKGFARNYELASKKFQTAIDEIDKTIKSLEKTKAALLSSENNLRLANNKAEDLTVKKLVKNNPTMKQRFEELNSDE, from the coding sequence ATGAACGAAATTAAATGTCCACATTGCCAAACGATATTTACGATTGATGAGAATTCGTATGCAGATATTGTGAGCCAAGTGCGCAATAAGGAATTTGCAGAAGATGTTCATAAGCAGTTGGAATTTGCGAAGAAACAATTTGAGACGGAAAAGGCACTCGCAAAAGAGCAAGAAAAGCGTCTTTATGATGAGGAACGTGCCAACTTTGAACAGAAGATTCTTTCACTCGAATTAGCATTGAAAAATGCAGACGTTAAAGAAGAAAAGAATGTGCAAGAAGCACTCCATCAAAAAGAGAAAGAATTCAATGCACTTCAAGCAGAATTGGACCAATTAAAGCAACAACTCCAGTTTAAAGAAGTAGAATTGTCTCAAAAATTCCAAGAAGATTTACACGCAAAAGAACGTACGATTCTTGAATTGAAACAAGAAAAAGAGTTGCAACAAAAAGAACAAGAAGTGCAACAAACGGCCTTAAAAGAAAAATACGAATTGGAATTACGTTCGAAGAAAGATCAGTTTGAATTAGAGTTGAAGGCAAAAGACGAAGCCATTGCGTTCTATAAAGATTTTAAGGCCAAACAATCAACAAAGATGGTGGGAGAGAGCCTCGAACAACATTGCGAAATCGAATTTAATCGCCTTCGTATGACGGCGTTCCCTCGCGCGGAATTTGGCAAGGACAACGATGCCAAAACAGGAAGTAAGGGGGATTACATCTACAGAGAATATGATGAGAATGGAATTGAAATTTTATCGATCATGTTTGAAATGAAGAACGAAAATGACGAGACAGCAACGAAGAAGAAAAACGAACACTTCTTTAAAGAGTTGGACAAAGACCGTCATGAAAAGCAATGTGAATATGCGATTTTGGTGAGTCTTCTTGAAGCGGATAATGAACTCTATAACACGGGTATTGTAGATGTATCCTATCAATATCCGAAAATGTATGTGGTGCGTCCGCAGTTCTTTATTCCAATTATCACCTTGCTTCGTAATGCAGCGCTAAATTCATTGCAATATAAACAAGAGTTAGCATTGATGCGTGACCAACATATCGATATTACCCATTTTGAAGAAGACCTTGAGACGTTTAAAAAAGGGTTTGCTCGTAATTATGAACTCGCAAGTAAGAAATTCCAAACGGCCATTGATGAAATCGATAAAACGATTAAGAGTCTAGAAAAAACAAAAGCCGCCTTGCTTTCTTCTGAAAATAATTTGCGTTTAGCCAATAATAAAGCGGAAGACCTAACCGTGAAGAAGCTCGTGAAGAACAATCCGACGATGAAACAACGCTTTGAAGAGCTAAACTCGGACGAATAA
- the sufC gene encoding Fe-S cluster assembly ATPase SufC: MATLEIKNLHVSIEDKEILKGVNLTINTGEIHAVMGPNGTGKSTLSAAIMGHPSYEVTQGEILLDGENVLEMEVDERARAGLFLAMQYPSEIVGVTNAEFMRSAINARREEGDKMGVREFIKKLDEKMALLDMPEEMAERYLNEGFSGGEKKRNEILQLLMIEPTFAILDEIDSGLDIDALKVVSRGVNAMRGDNFGSLIITHYQRLLNYIEPDVVHIMMDGRVVMTGDASLARRLEAEGYKGISEELGIKIEHQE; encoded by the coding sequence GTGGCAACTTTAGAGATTAAAAATCTACATGTATCGATTGAAGACAAAGAAATTTTAAAGGGCGTTAATTTAACGATTAACACTGGAGAAATTCATGCGGTGATGGGTCCGAATGGAACTGGGAAATCAACACTTTCTGCAGCTATTATGGGTCATCCAAGTTATGAGGTAACGCAAGGGGAAATCCTATTAGACGGTGAAAACGTCTTAGAAATGGAAGTAGACGAACGCGCTCGTGCTGGTCTATTCTTAGCGATGCAATATCCAAGTGAAATCGTTGGGGTGACAAATGCAGAATTCATGCGTTCAGCAATCAACGCACGTCGTGAGGAAGGCGACAAAATGGGAGTTCGTGAATTCATCAAGAAACTTGATGAAAAAATGGCCCTATTAGATATGCCAGAGGAAATGGCAGAACGTTACTTAAATGAGGGGTTCTCAGGCGGTGAGAAAAAACGTAATGAAATTCTTCAATTACTAATGATTGAACCAACTTTTGCGATTTTAGATGAAATCGACTCAGGCTTAGATATTGATGCCCTAAAAGTTGTGTCACGTGGAGTGAATGCGATGCGTGGTGACAATTTTGGATCATTAATTATTACGCACTACCAACGTCTTTTAAATTACATTGAACCTGATGTAGTACATATTATGATGGATGGCCGTGTTGTGATGACAGGAGATGCGTCTCTTGCTCGTCGCCTAGAAGCTGAAGGATACAAAGGAATCAGTGAAGAATTAGGAATCAAGATTGAACATCAAGAGTAG